GACGAACTGACCGCCGCCGCGGGCGATGACGAGCGACGCCTGGAACTCCTTCTGTCCGCACGCACCGCTGCCGCCATGCAGGCCCACATGGCCACGCCGGCAGGCAGGCAGTTCGCCTCGCGCCACCCGGTGGCGCTGCCGGTGGAAGCCGACCGCCTCGCCGCCCGCTACGCCAGCTGGTACGAGCTGTTCCCGCGCTCGCAAAGCAATGATGCGCAGCGCCACGGCACCTTCGACGATGTCATCGCGCGGCTGCCCGCAATCCGCGCGATGGGCTTCGATGTGCTCTACTTCACGCCGATCCACCCCATCGGCCGCACCCACCGCAAGGGCCGCAACAACAGCCTGCGCGCCGAGCCCGGCGAACCGGGCAGCCCCTATGCAATCGGCGGCGAGGAAGGCGGGCATGATGCCTTGCATCCCGAGCTGGGCACGTTCGAAGACTTCCGCCGCCTGTGCAACGCCGCCGCGGCGAACGGCCTGGAGATCGCGCTCGATTTCGCGATCCAGTGCTCGCCCGACCACCCGTGGCTGAAAGACCATCCCGAATGGTTCGCGCACCGCCCCGACGGCTCGCTGCGCTACGCCGAGAACCCGCCCAAGAAGTACGAGGACATCGTCAACGTCGACTTCTACGCCGCGCCGCCCGCCGGCGCCGCGCTGTGGCAGGCGCTGCGCGACGTGGTGATGTTCTGGGCCGACCACGGCGTGCGCATCTTCCGCGTCGACAACCCGCACACCAAGCCGCTGCCATTCTGGGAATGGATGATCGCCGACGTGCGCGCGCACCACCCCGACACCATCTTCCTGGCCGAGGCCTTCACGCGGCCGAAGATGATGGCACGGCTGGCCAAGCTGGGCTTCAGCCAGTCGTACACCTACTTCACCTGGCGCAATACCAAGTGGGAGCTGACCGAGTACCTGACCGAGCTGACGCAGAGCCCGCTGCGCGAATTCTTCCGCCCGCACTTCTTCGTCAATACGCCGGACATCAATCCCTATTTCCTGCACCACGGCGGCCGCCCCGCGTTCCTGATCCGCGCGGCGCTGGCCACGTTGCTGTCGGGGCTATGGGGCATGTACAACGGCTTCGAGCTGTGCGAGAGCGCGCCGTTCGTGCTCGACGGCAAGGTGCGCGAGGAATACCTCGACTCCGAGAAATACCAGCTGCGCGCCCGTGACTGGCACCAGCGCGGCAACATCGTCGCCGAGATCTCGCGCCTGAACGAGATCCGCGCCGGCCATCCCGCGCTGCAAAGCCACCTGGGGCTGCGCTTCTACCATGCCGGCAGCGATGCCGTGCTGTGGTTCGCGCGCTTCGTTCCGGGTACCGAGTACCTGTTCGGCGACGACGTGCTGCTGGCAGCGGTCAACCTGGACCCGCGCAACGCGCACGACACCGATATCGAGCTGCCGCTGTGGGAGTGGGGCCTGCCCGACCATGCGCGCGTGGCCGTGCACGAGCTGATGCGCGGCCAGCGCTTCGAGCTGCAGGGCAAGCACCAGCGCATCCGCCTCGACCCCGCGCAACTGCCGTTCGCGGTATGGCACGTGCGCCCGCTGGACCGGCCGGCGCCGCGCCCCGCCGCCGCGCCGGCATCGCATGATCCGCATGGCGCCTGACCGGCATACGTGGAGACACGATGAAACGCCTCACCGAAACCGCCAGCGCCGCGCTGCTCAATGCCGATCCGCTCTGGTACAAGGACGCGGTTATCTACCAGCTGCACATCAAGTCGTTCTTCGATGCCAACGGCGACGGCGTGGGCGATTTCGCCGGATTGCTGGCCAAGCTCGACTACCTGGTCAACCTGGGCGTCGACACCATCTGGCTGCTGCCGTTCTACCCGTCGCCGCGCCGCGACGACGGCTACGACATCGCCGACTACCGCAACGTCCATCCCGACTACGGCACGCTGGCCGAGGCGCGCCGCTTTGTCACCGCGGCCCATGCGCGCGGGCTGCGCGTGATCACGGAGCTGGTCATCAACCACACCTCCGACCAGCACCCGTGGTTCCAGCGCGCGCGCAAGGCCAAGCCCGGCTCGGCCGCGCGCAGGTACTACGTCTGGTCCGACCATGACCAGTCCTACGCCGGCACGCGCATCATCTTCTGCGACACCGAGAAGTCCAACTGGAGCTGGGACCCCGTCGCCGGCGCGTACTTCTGGCACCGTTTCTATTCGCACCAGCCGGACCTGAACTTCGACAATCCGCAGGTGCTCAACGAAGTGCTGTCGGTGATGCGCTTCTGGCTCGACATGGGCATCGACGGGCTGCGGCTCGATGCGGTGCCATACCTGGTCGAGCGCGAGGGCACCAGCAACGAGAACCTGCCCGAGACCCACGCCGTCATCCGCAGCATCCGCGCGCATCTCGATGAGCACTTTCGCGGCCGCATGCTGCTGGCGGAGGCCAATATGTGGCCGGAAGACGCGCAGCAGTACTTTGGCCTGACCGGCCCCGAACCGGAAGGCGACGAATGCCACATGTGCTTCCACTTCCCGCTGATGCCGCGCATGTACATGGCCATCGCGCGCGAAGACCGCTTCCCGATCACCGACATCATGCGGCAGACGCCGGAGGTGCCGCCCAATTGCCAGTGGGCGATCTTCCTGCGCAACCACGACGAGCTGACGCTCGAGATGGTGACCAGCAGCGAGCGCGACTACCTGTGGGAGGTCTACGCCACCGACCGGCGCGCGCGCATCAACCTGGGCATCCGCCGCCGGCTGGCGCCGCTGATGGAGCGCGACCGGCGCCGCATCGAGCTGATGAACAGCCTGCTGTTCTCGATGCCGGGCACGCCGGTGATCTATTACGGCGACGAGATCGGCATGGGCGACAACATCCACCTGGGCGACCGCGACGGCGTGCGCACGCCAATGCAGTGGTCGCCCGACCGCAACGGCGGCTTCTCGCATGCCGACCCCGAGCGGCTGGTGCTGCCGCCGCTGCAGGGGCCGCTGTACGGCTACGAGGCCGTCAACGTGGAGGCGCAGGCGCGGGACCCGCACTCGCTGCTCAACTGGATGCGCCGCATGCTGGCGCTGCGGCGCAAGCATCGCGCGTTTGGCCGCGGCACGCTGCGCTTCCTCTTTCCCGGCAACCGCAAGATCCTCGCCTACCTGCGCGAGTACGAGGGCGAGCACATCCTGTGCGTCGCCAACCTGTCGCGCGCGCCGCAGGCGGTGGAGCTCGACCTGTCTACCTTCAACGGGCGCGTGCCGGTCGAGATGATGGGCGCCACGCCCTTCCCGGCAATCGGCACGCTGACGTACCTGCTGACGCTGCCGCCGTATGGCTTCTACTGGTTCGTACTGAGCGACGAGGCGCAGCCGCCGTCATGGCATGTGGAGGCGCCTGAGCAGATGCCGGACCAGATCACCCTTGTGATGCAGAACATCGGCCGCCCCGAACTGACCGACGCGTCGCGCCGCGCCCTGGCCACCGAGGTGCTGCCCCACTACATCAGCCGGCGCCGCTGGTTCGGCGGCAAGCACGAGCGCATCGAGCGCGTCGGCATGGCGTACCTGCTGCCGTTCACGCGCGGCAGCAACGGCGAGGATGTCTACCTCGGCGAAGTCGAGGTGGCACTGCCCGGACGCACCGAGCGCTACCAGCTGCCGGTCGGCATCCTGTGGGACCGCGAGAGCCCCGACGGCATGTCGCAGCTGGCGCACGGGCTGTCGATGGCGCGCGTGCGCCAGGGCAGCCGCGTGGGGCTGGCCACCGACGGCTTCGTGGTCGAGCCGTTCGCGCGCGAAGTGGTGCAGGCGCTGCGCAAAGGCGTGGAGCTGCAGGCGGGGCCGGACCGGATCCGCTTTCGCGCCGAACCGGGCCTGGCGGCGCTGGAACTGGAGCGCGACCCGATCGAGTGGATGTCGGCCGAGCAGTCGAACAGTTCGCTGTCGTACAACAGCACCGCGGTGCTCAAGCTGGTGCGGCGGCTGTCCGGCGGCATCCATCCCGAGGCCGAGATGACGCGCTACCTGACCGCGCAGGGCTATGCGCATGCGGCGCCGCTGCTGGGCGAAGTGGTGCGAACCGGCGCCGACGGCGTGCCGCATACGCTGATGCTGCTGCAGGGCTATATCCTGAACCAGGGCAACGGCTGGGACTGGACCCTGGACTACCTGGGCCGCGCCATCGACGATGCGCTGCCGGCCAAGGAAAGCGAGGACGAGTTCGCCGAGGCCATGAACGGCTACGCCGCGATGGCGGGCACGCTGGGGCGGCGGCTGGCCGAGCTGCATGCGGTGCTTTCGCGCCCGACCGACGACGAGGCTTTCGCGCCGGTGCCCGCAACGGAATCCGACGCGCGCGACTGGGCCGCGCAGGCGCTGCAGGCGCTGGAGCGCGCGCTGGCGACGGTCGACCAGCGCGCCGACAGCGTACAGGGCTCGGTGCCGCAGACGTTCGACGCCGATGTGCAGACCCTGATGGCCGCGCGCGGCGAGCTGCCCGCGCTGGTCGAGCAACTGGCCAGGGCGGCGCCCGGCAGCCTGCAGACGCGCTTCCACGGCGACTTCCACCTGGGCCAGGTGCTGATCGCGCAGAGCGACACCTACCTGGTCGATTTCGAGGGCGAGCCGGGCAGGACGCTGGACTGGCGCCGGCGCAAGACCTCGCCGCTGCGCGACGTGGCCGGCCTGCTGCGCTCGCTCGACTATGCTGCCGCCACGGTCGGCACCGATCGCCAGGAACGCACCCATACCGAGCTGCCGCCGCAGCTGGCCGAACGCCGCGCGCTGCTGCTGGAGCGCTTCCGCAGCACCGCCAACGAGGCCTTCCTGCAATGCTACCGCCAGCATATGGAAGCTTCGCCCGCACCGTGGGTCGACCCGGCTCAGCTGCAGCCGCTGCTGGACCTGTTCCTGCTCGAACGCGCCGCCTACGAGGTCGACTACGAAGCCGCCAACCGGGTGGCGTGGATCGACCTGCCGGTCAGCGGGCTGGCGCGCCTGCTGCGCAAGCTGCTGGGGCAGCCGGGAGCCCAGCCATGACCGCCCCGACAACAACAACCCGCGGCGCTTCGCGCACCGGCATGCTGCCGGGACACGAACTCGATGCGCTGCTGGGCGCGCGCCACCATGACCCGTTCGCGGTGCTGGGCCCCCACCATGACGGCGACGGGCTGCTGGTGCGCGCCTGCCTGCCCGGCGCCGTGGCGGCGCAGCTTGCCGGCGCCGACGGCGCCACGCTCGCCGAGATGGAGCGGCTGCATCCCGGCGGCATTTTTGCCGCGCGCCTGCCCGGCAACGCGCATCGTGCCGCCGCGCCGGACTACCGCATCCGCGTGACCTGGCCGGACGGCACCGAGCAGTGCAGCGCCGACCCCTATGCCTTCGACCTGCTGCTGGGCGAACTGGACCTGCACCTGATCGCCGAGGGCCGCCATTTCGAGCTGGGCGAGTGCCTGGGCGCGCAATGGCAGCGGGTGGACGGCATCGATGGCGTGCGCTTCGCGGTGTGGGCGCCGAACGCGCGGCGCGTGTCCGTGATCGGCGAATTCAACGGCTGGCACCAGGCGCGCCATCCGATGCGGCTGCGCCATCCCAGCGGCATCTGGGAGCTGTTCGTGCCGGCCGCGCTGGGCGCCGGGCCGGGCAGCCGCTACAAGTACGACCTGCTCGACCCGCACGGCACCGAGCTGCCCGACAAGGCCGACCCGCTCGCGCTCGCCACCGAAGCGCCGCCGCAGACCGCCTCGGTCGTGACCGCGCCGGGCAAGGGCGCGCCGCCGTTCGAATGGCATGACGGCGACTGGATGGCGCGCCGCGAGGCCGCCGATCCCTACGCCCTGCCGATGTCGGTCTACGAAGTCCATGCCGGCTCGTGGCTGCTTGCCGCCAACGACAACCGCCATGGCTGGGACATCCTGGCCGACAGGCTGGTGCCGTACGTGCAGGAGCTCGGCTTCACGCATATCGAACTGCTGCCCATCACCGAACACCCCTTCGGCGGCTCGTGGGGCTACCAGCCGCTGTCGCTGTATGCGCCGACCGCGCGGCTGGGACCGCCGCAGGCCTTCGCCGCCTTTGTCGACCGCTGCCACCAGGCCGGCATCGGTGTGATCCTGGACTGGGTGCCGGCGCACTTCCCGACCGACCCGCACGGGCTTGCGCGCTTCGACGGCACCGCGCTCTACGAACACATGGATCCGCGCGAAGGCTTCCACCAGGACTGGAACACGCTGATCTACAACCTCGGCCGCAACGAGGTGCGCGGCTTCCTGCTGGCCGGCGCGCTGCACTGGCTGGAGCACTTCCACGCCGACGGGCTGCGCGTCGACGCGGTCGCTTCCATGCTCTACCGCGACTACAGCCGCGAGCCGGGGCAATGGGTGCCGAACCGCTACGGCGGCCGCGAGAACCTGGAGGCAGTCGCGTTCCTGCGCGAACTCAACAGCGTGGTCCATGAACGCTGCCCCGGTGCGCTGACCATCGCGGAGGAATCGACCGCGTGGCCCGGCGTCACCGCCAGCGTGGCCAGCGGCGGGCTGGGCTTCGACTTCAAGTGGAACATGGGCTGGATGCACGACACGCTGCGCTACCTCGGGCATGAGCCGGTACACCGCGCCTGGCATCACCAGGACATGACCTTCGGGCTGGTCTATGCGTGGTCCGAGGCCTTTGTGCTGCCGCTCTCGCACGACGAGGTCGTGCACGGCAAGGGCTCGATGCTGGGCAAGGTGCCCGGCGACCACTGGCAGCGCTTTGCCGGCCTGCGCGCCTACTACGGCTTCATGTGGACCCATCCCGGCAAGAAGCTGCTGTTCATGGGCAGCGAGCTGGCGCAGTGGCAGGAGTGGAATCACGACGCCGAACTCGACTGGGCGCTGCTGGACCACCCCATGCACCGCGGCATGCATACGCTGGTGCGCGACCTGAACCGGCTCTACCGCGAGCTGCCGGCGCTGCACGCGCTCGACCACAGCCCCGAGGGCTTCCAGTGGGTGGTCGGCGACGACAACCACAACAGCGTGTTCGCGTGGCTGCGCCGCGCCGCGCCGGGCAGCCGCGAGGTGGTGCTGGTGGTGGTCAACATGACGCCGGTGCCGCGCCAGGGCTACCGGGTCGGCGTACCCTTTGCCGGTACCTGGCACGAATGCCTGAACACCGACGCCGGGTGCTATGGCGGCAGCAATGTCGGCAACGGCGGCACGGCGACAGCCGTGGACGTGCCCTCGCACGGCCAGCCCGCCTCGCTGGCGCTGACGCTGCCGCCGCTGGCCACGCTCGTGCTGCGGCTCGAGCCGACTGCGGGTGCGCCAGGCGCCACGACATGACCCGACCGTTCGCGAACCGGCTGCTGCCCGGCAAGCCGTACCCGCTGGGCGCCCACTGGGACGGGCTGGGGGTTAACTTCGCGGTGTTCTCGGCGCATGCTTCGCGCATCGACCTGTGCCTGTTCTCCGAGAACGGCCGCAAGGAACTGGCGCGCCTGCCGCTGCCGGAATGCACCGACGAGATCTGGCACGGCTACCTGCCCAACGCCGCGCTCGGCACGCTGTATGGCTACCGCGCGCACGGCCCCTACGATCCCGCGCACGGGCACCGCTTCAATCCGCACAAGCTGCTGCTGGACCCGTACGCGCGCCAGCTGAGCGGGCCGGTGCGCTGGGCCGACGTGCTGTTCGGCTACCGCCTGCAGAGCGCGCGCGGCGACCTGACGCCGGACCGCCGCGACAGCGCCCAGAGCATGCCCAAGGCGGTGGTGATCGACGAAAGCTTCCATTGGGGCGACGACCGCCCGCCCGCCGTGCCGTGGCCCGCCACCGTCATCTATGAAGCCCACCTGCGCGGCCTGTCGATGCTGCGCGACGACCTGTTGCCCAACCTGCGCGGCTCCTTCGCCTCGCTGTGCGACCCGCGCTTTATCGACCACCTGGTGCAGATGGGCATCACCACCGTGGAGCTGCTGCCGGTGCAAGCGATCCTGCAGGACCGCTTCCTGCTGGAGCGCGGGCTGCGCAACTACTGGGGCTACAACACCATGGCGTACTTCGCGCCGGAACCGGCCTACCTGGGCACCGGGCAGCTGCAGGAATGCAAGGTGGCAATGCGGCGCCTGCATGCAGCCGGCATCGAAGTGATCCTGGACGTGGTCTACAACCACACGTGCGAAGGCAACGAGCTGGGACCCACGGTATCGTGGCGCGGCCTGGACAACGCCAGCTACTACCGCCTGATGCCGGGCGACGGGCGCCACTACATCAACGACACCGGCTGCGGCAACACGCTCAACCTGTCGCACCCGCGCGTGCTGCAGATGGTGATGGACTCGCTGCGCTACTGGGTGGAGTGCTACCACGTGGACGGCTTCCGTTTCGACCTGGGCAGCACGCTCGGGCGCGAAGGCAACGGCTTCGACCAGGGCTCGGGCTTCTTCGATGCGCTGATGCAGGACCCGGTGCTGAGCCGAGTCAAGCTGATCTCGGAACCGTGGGACCTGGGCCCCGGCGGCTACCAGCTCGGCAACCACCCGCCCGGCTTTGCCGAGTGGAACGACAAGTTCCGCGACGCGGTGCGCCGCTTCTGGCGCGGCGACGCCGGCAAGCGCGGCGAACTGGCGGCGCGGCTGGCAGGCTCGGCCGACCTGTTCGACTGGCGCCACCGGCGCCCGTGGGCCAGCGTCAACTTCATCACCGCGCACGACGGCTTTACGCTGGCCGACCTGGTCAGCTACAGCGCCAAGCACAACGAGGCCAACGGCGAAGACAACCGCGACGGCACCGACGACAACGCCAGCGGCAACTGGAGCCCGGACGGCAGCGTCGAAGGCCCGACCGACGACCCCGAAATCCTGGAGCGCCGCAGCCGCGTGGCGCAGGCCCTGATGGCCACGCTGCTGCTCGCGCAAGGCACGCCGATGCTGACCGCCGGCGACGAATGGGGCCGCACCCAGCACGGCAACAACAACGCCTACTGCCAGGACAACGAGATCTCGTGGCTGGACTGGAAGCAGGCCCAGACGCCTGGTGCGCAGCCGCTGCAGCACATGGTGCGACGCCTGCTCGCGCTGCGCCGGCGGCTGCACGCGTTCACCGGCGACCGCTTCGCCCACGGACGCCAGGAACCGGCGCGCGGCATCGCCGACATTGCCTGGTTCGATATCGACGGCAATCCGCCCACCCCCGAGGAATGGGCCGACCCGGAAATCCGCACGCTGGCGCTGCGCCGCGCCGCCGCGCCGCCGCAGCCCGAGCGCCCGCAACTGGGCTCGCTGCCGGAAGAGGAGGGAGACGAGGACGATGCGCGCACCGTGCAGGTGACGCTGATGCTGCTCAACGCCGGTGAGGCCGACGCGTCGTTTTCGCTGCCCGCGCCCAGGCTGGCCTGGACCCTGCTCTTCGACAGCAGCCGGCCGGAAGCCACCGAGTCCGAGCTTGCCGGCGATCCGGTGGACGAAAGCCAGGTGGTGCCGGGGCATTCGCTGGTGCTGCTGGCTGCCCCGGCCCGCAGCCGCGAGAGCCCGCACCAGGAAAGCCCGCCGCTGGGCGCGCCGCAGGAAACACAGGAATGACCCGACGCATGCACCGCAGCGCAACACCGCCGCCAACGCTACTACAGAAGCTGGCGCTGCGCGCCGACCTGCAGCCGCACTGGACGGATGCCTGGAGCCAGCCCCGGATCGTGTCCGACGACGCGCTGCGGCGCGTGCTGGACGGCCTTGGCCTGCCCTGCGCCACCCCCGGCCAGTGCGAGGCCTCGCGCGCCTGGCTCGCGGCCGATGACGCCGCCCACACGCTGCCGCCGCTGGTCACGGCCGAGCGCGGCCAGCCGGTGGCGGTGCCGTGGCCGCACACGCTGCCGCAGCGCGCATACCGGCTGACGCTGGAAGACGGCGCCATCGTGAGCGGCACCGCCGTGCGCGCGCACGCAGACGGCAATCCGGCCGGCACCATGCTGCTGCCGCCGATCGACGTCTGCGGCTACCACCGGCTCGAACTGGGCGATGCGCAAACGGTGCTGGCAGTGGCACCGGCGCGCTGCTACGGCGTGGCGGACGCACTACGGCACGCCAACCGTGCAGCCACGGGCGCCGGCGCACGCCCCTGGGGGCTGGCGGTGCAGCTCTACAGCCTGCGCCGCGGCGCCGACTGCGGCATGGGCGACCTGACCGCGCTGGCCCGGTGCTGCGCCAGCGCCGCCGCCCTGCACGCCGACGCGGTCGCGATCAATCCGCTGCACGCCGGCTTTGCCGCGCTGCCGCAGCGGTACAGCCCGTATGCGCCCTCCAGCCGGCTGTTCCTGAACCCGCTCTACGCCGATCCCGCCGCGGTGTTCGGCCAGCAAGCGCTGGACGCGGCCATCGCGGCGCTCGGCATCGGCGAGCGGCTGGCGGCACTGGAAGCGCTCACGGAAATCGACTGGATCGTGCTGGCGCCGCTGCGCTATGCCGTGCTGCACTGGCTCTGGCAGCGGCGCGAGACCCTGCTGCCACGCGCGGCGCTGGACGACTGCGCCGCCTTCCGCGCCCGCGGCGGCACGGCACTGCATGCGCATGCCTGCTATGAAGCGATCCAGGCGCAGCGGCTGGCCACGGCCAGCAATGGCATGAACCACGCATCGGCGCCGGACTGGCGCTGCTGGCCGGTCACGCTGCGCTCGCCCGCCGACGCCGCGGTGGCGGCCTTTGCCCGCGACCACGCCGACGACGTGGGCTACCACGCCTTCCTGCAATGGCTCGCCGCCGATGGCATGGCGCGTGCGCAGCGCGCCGCGCGCGACGCCGGCATGGCGGTTGGCGTGGTCTGCGACCTGGCGGTCGGCGCCGACCCGGGCGGCAGCCAGGCCTGGACCCGCCAACAGGAAATACTGGCCGGCTTCCATGCCGGCGCGCCGCCGGACCTGTACAACCCGCTCGGCCAGGACTGGGGCGTGGCGGTGTTCACGCCGCGCGGCCTGCGCCAGAACGGCTACGCCGCCTTCCTGGAAATGCTGCGCGCCAACCTTTCCCATTGCGGCGGGCTGCGCATCGACCACGTGCTGGGCCTGGCGCGGATGTGGCTGGTGCCCGCGGGCGCATCCGCCAGTGACGGCGCCTACCTGCGCTACCCGCTCGAAGACCTGCTGCGGCTGGTGGCGCTGGAATCCTGGCGGCACCGCGCCATCATCATCGGCGAGAACCTCGGCACGGTCCCGCCCGAACTGAACGCGGCGCTGGCCGCGCGCGGCGTGCTCGGCATCGACGTGCTGTGGTTCCAGCGCGAGGAAGTGAAGGCGGCAGAGGCCGCGGCCGATCCGGCCACCGAAGCAGACCCCGCGCCGTTCCAGCCGCCCGCGCAGTGGCCGCCCGAAGCCATCGCCACCACGTCCACGCACGACCTGCCCACCGTCGCCGGCTGGTGGGCCGGACGCGACCTCGACTGGCGCGACCGGCTGAAGCTGCTCGCGCCCGGCGAATCCCTGGCGCAGGCCCAGGCAGGCCGCGCCCGCGAGCGCAGCGCGCTGTGGCGGGCGCTGAGCGACGCCGGGTTGTGCCACGGCCCGGAGCCCGGTCCGGCGCACGCACCGCTGGATGCCGTGCTGGCCTGGCTGGGTACCGCGCGCACGGCGCTGCGCGTGGTGCCGCTGGAAGATCTGCTGGGCGAGGCCGAGCAGCCCAACCTGCCCGGCACCACCAGCGTCCATCCCAACTGGCAGCGCCGGCTCGACCCCGACGTACGCGCGCTGGCCGACATGCCGGCGCTGCGCGCCCGGGCGCAATCGATCCGGCAAGCGGTTCGCAGTGGCCGCCACGGCACCCTGCATCCGCCGCCGCGCGGCTAGCCACCATGGAGGTGGCGCCGACCCCACCCGCGCCGCGATCCGGGCGCGCACCGTTCCCCCCATCCGCTAAGCTTGACCCACCAGCATGCGCAGGAGGTTCCGCCATGAAGGAAGTGATCCGGCCCGAGCACGCCGACGACACCCGTACCGCGCTGTCCGGCGCCAGCCTGCGCCGCGCGTTCCTGGACCACGTGTTCCATACCCAGGGCAAGCTGCCCGGCCACGCCAGCCAGAACGACCTCTACCAGGCCGCGGCGCATACCGTGCGCGACCGCCTGGTGCAGCGCTGGATCAGCACCGCCGAAGCCTACCTGGGCCAGCCTTCGCGCACTGTGGCCTACCTGTCGGCCGAGTTCCTGATGGGCCCGCACCTGGGCAACAACCTGATCAACCTCGGCATCTTCGACGAAGTGCACGAGGCCATGGCGGCGGCCGGGCTCGACCTCGACCGCATCCTGGAGCAGGAAGTCGAGCCGGGCCTGGGCAACGGCGGCCTGGGCCGTCTGGCGGCGTGCTTCATGGATTCGCTGGCGACGCTGGAGATCCCGGCGCTGGGCTACGGCATCCGTTACGAATACGGCATTTTCCAGCAAACCATCATGGACGGCATGCAGGTGGAGAAGACCGATACCTGGCTGCGCAACGGCAACCCGTGGGAGATCCAGCGCTCCGAATGGGCGGTGCAGGTGCGCCTGGGCGGCCACACCGAGCACTACACCGACGACCGCGGCCACTACCGCGTGCGCTGGGTGCCGGCCAAGACCGTGGCCGGCGTGCCCTTCGATTCGCCGATCCTGGGCTACCGCGTCAATACCGTGAACACGCTGCGGCTGTGGCGCGCCGATGCCACCGAGGCCTTCGACTTCCATACCTTCAACCGCGGCGACTACCTCGGCGCGGTGAGCAAGAAGGTGACGTCGGAGAA
This genomic window from Cupriavidus oxalaticus contains:
- the glgX gene encoding glycogen debranching protein GlgX, with the protein product MTRPFANRLLPGKPYPLGAHWDGLGVNFAVFSAHASRIDLCLFSENGRKELARLPLPECTDEIWHGYLPNAALGTLYGYRAHGPYDPAHGHRFNPHKLLLDPYARQLSGPVRWADVLFGYRLQSARGDLTPDRRDSAQSMPKAVVIDESFHWGDDRPPAVPWPATVIYEAHLRGLSMLRDDLLPNLRGSFASLCDPRFIDHLVQMGITTVELLPVQAILQDRFLLERGLRNYWGYNTMAYFAPEPAYLGTGQLQECKVAMRRLHAAGIEVILDVVYNHTCEGNELGPTVSWRGLDNASYYRLMPGDGRHYINDTGCGNTLNLSHPRVLQMVMDSLRYWVECYHVDGFRFDLGSTLGREGNGFDQGSGFFDALMQDPVLSRVKLISEPWDLGPGGYQLGNHPPGFAEWNDKFRDAVRRFWRGDAGKRGELAARLAGSADLFDWRHRRPWASVNFITAHDGFTLADLVSYSAKHNEANGEDNRDGTDDNASGNWSPDGSVEGPTDDPEILERRSRVAQALMATLLLAQGTPMLTAGDEWGRTQHGNNNAYCQDNEISWLDWKQAQTPGAQPLQHMVRRLLALRRRLHAFTGDRFAHGRQEPARGIADIAWFDIDGNPPTPEEWADPEIRTLALRRAAAPPQPERPQLGSLPEEEGDEDDARTVQVTLMLLNAGEADASFSLPAPRLAWTLLFDSSRPEATESELAGDPVDESQVVPGHSLVLLAAPARSRESPHQESPPLGAPQETQE
- the treS gene encoding maltose alpha-D-glucosyltransferase, whose translation is MKRLTETASAALLNADPLWYKDAVIYQLHIKSFFDANGDGVGDFAGLLAKLDYLVNLGVDTIWLLPFYPSPRRDDGYDIADYRNVHPDYGTLAEARRFVTAAHARGLRVITELVINHTSDQHPWFQRARKAKPGSAARRYYVWSDHDQSYAGTRIIFCDTEKSNWSWDPVAGAYFWHRFYSHQPDLNFDNPQVLNEVLSVMRFWLDMGIDGLRLDAVPYLVEREGTSNENLPETHAVIRSIRAHLDEHFRGRMLLAEANMWPEDAQQYFGLTGPEPEGDECHMCFHFPLMPRMYMAIAREDRFPITDIMRQTPEVPPNCQWAIFLRNHDELTLEMVTSSERDYLWEVYATDRRARINLGIRRRLAPLMERDRRRIELMNSLLFSMPGTPVIYYGDEIGMGDNIHLGDRDGVRTPMQWSPDRNGGFSHADPERLVLPPLQGPLYGYEAVNVEAQARDPHSLLNWMRRMLALRRKHRAFGRGTLRFLFPGNRKILAYLREYEGEHILCVANLSRAPQAVELDLSTFNGRVPVEMMGATPFPAIGTLTYLLTLPPYGFYWFVLSDEAQPPSWHVEAPEQMPDQITLVMQNIGRPELTDASRRALATEVLPHYISRRRWFGGKHERIERVGMAYLLPFTRGSNGEDVYLGEVEVALPGRTERYQLPVGILWDRESPDGMSQLAHGLSMARVRQGSRVGLATDGFVVEPFAREVVQALRKGVELQAGPDRIRFRAEPGLAALELERDPIEWMSAEQSNSSLSYNSTAVLKLVRRLSGGIHPEAEMTRYLTAQGYAHAAPLLGEVVRTGADGVPHTLMLLQGYILNQGNGWDWTLDYLGRAIDDALPAKESEDEFAEAMNGYAAMAGTLGRRLAELHAVLSRPTDDEAFAPVPATESDARDWAAQALQALERALATVDQRADSVQGSVPQTFDADVQTLMAARGELPALVEQLARAAPGSLQTRFHGDFHLGQVLIAQSDTYLVDFEGEPGRTLDWRRRKTSPLRDVAGLLRSLDYAAATVGTDRQERTHTELPPQLAERRALLLERFRSTANEAFLQCYRQHMEASPAPWVDPAQLQPLLDLFLLERAAYEVDYEAANRVAWIDLPVSGLARLLRKLLGQPGAQP
- the glgB gene encoding 1,4-alpha-glucan branching protein GlgB; this encodes MTAPTTTTRGASRTGMLPGHELDALLGARHHDPFAVLGPHHDGDGLLVRACLPGAVAAQLAGADGATLAEMERLHPGGIFAARLPGNAHRAAAPDYRIRVTWPDGTEQCSADPYAFDLLLGELDLHLIAEGRHFELGECLGAQWQRVDGIDGVRFAVWAPNARRVSVIGEFNGWHQARHPMRLRHPSGIWELFVPAALGAGPGSRYKYDLLDPHGTELPDKADPLALATEAPPQTASVVTAPGKGAPPFEWHDGDWMARREAADPYALPMSVYEVHAGSWLLAANDNRHGWDILADRLVPYVQELGFTHIELLPITEHPFGGSWGYQPLSLYAPTARLGPPQAFAAFVDRCHQAGIGVILDWVPAHFPTDPHGLARFDGTALYEHMDPREGFHQDWNTLIYNLGRNEVRGFLLAGALHWLEHFHADGLRVDAVASMLYRDYSREPGQWVPNRYGGRENLEAVAFLRELNSVVHERCPGALTIAEESTAWPGVTASVASGGLGFDFKWNMGWMHDTLRYLGHEPVHRAWHHQDMTFGLVYAWSEAFVLPLSHDEVVHGKGSMLGKVPGDHWQRFAGLRAYYGFMWTHPGKKLLFMGSELAQWQEWNHDAELDWALLDHPMHRGMHTLVRDLNRLYRELPALHALDHSPEGFQWVVGDDNHNSVFAWLRRAAPGSREVVLVVVNMTPVPRQGYRVGVPFAGTWHECLNTDAGCYGGSNVGNGGTATAVDVPSHGQPASLALTLPPLATLVLRLEPTAGAPGATT